The region CACCAGGACAATCATCCAGAGCTGCTCATGGCCAAAGGGCCAGAGCTGCTCATGGAGATCTGGACGTTGCAAGACGTACCAGAGCAGCCCAAAGAGAATGATGCTTTCCGAATAGCGGTCGAGAGTCGAGTCGAAGAAAGCGCCAAAGGTCGTAGCGGCCTGGCGAACGCGAGCCACAGCCCCATCGAACATGTCGAAAATGCCAGCAAACAACACCAGCAAACCGCCTGCCACCAGGTACCCCTGCGCAATCACCAGGGCTGTTAAGCCGCTAAGCAACAGCCCGACGAGCGTCAACATATTTGGAGTCACGCCAAGGTTGGCTAGCGGTCTGATAATGAAAGCCACCAGGAGTCGAACTTGTTGCTGGATGCGTCTGCTTAACATATCTTTATTGTACCATACCTGGCCCTCTTCGGACTAGCTCTTTTTTGCGGCGAGCCTGCCGGCGAGGGCTGATCGCACTACTGGAGATACGCACTACCAGACGAAACAAAACGAACAGAGTCGTCCCTGCCTCCGGCCTCCTCTCACGACCAGGGCAAGGCCAGAACAGAGCGAAGGGAGCAAGCGAGGGCGACGCAGTGCATGTCACCAGTGCGGTGCAACATTGCACAGCGCAGAGCGCGGGTCATCCAGCGGTGAGGAGCGTCGCCAATCAGCATTCCAGGTCGACAGTGAGCGAGTGCCGGGTCCAGGAACAGCCGCCTTGCTGCCTGTGCCCCAAGACAGTCCTGGCCGCTTCTCCCTGGCAAGCGGCCCAGTGATCGATTGGCGGGGCAGCTCTTCGGACCAGAGATCTGACCGGCCCCAGCCAGGGCCGACTACCTGCCAGCGCTACCTGGTTGCGCTCTACCGGAGGAGAAGAGGCCCGCCCCGACTAAACCGGTTCCCGCTCGCGCAGAGTATAGAGCAGCTGGCGCTCCTCCAGCAGCTCCTGATAGTAGTCCACCACACGGCGAGCGATCCGCGGCCAGGCATATTGCTGGCTCGTTTGTAGGCCAGTCTCAACCAGGCGGCGCCGCAATGGCTCATCTTCTAACAGGCGGCAAATGGCCATGCTCAGCGCGAGGCTATCGCGTGGGGGCGCTAAGAGGCCATTGAGACCGTGAGTGATCACTGTGGCATAGCCCTCGATGTTGCTGGCCACCACGGGCACGCCGGAGGCCATCGCTTCGAGCAAGACCACCCCCAGGCTCTCGCCGCCGATCGAGGGCGCACAGAAGACATGAGCACTGGCAAAGTAGCGTGGCAGCTCTTCCGCCGAGACACGGCCCACAAAAACCACGTCCTGCCAGCCTTGCTTCTCAACAAAGCGTTCGAAACCGCGCTTCAACCCGCCTTCGCCCACGAGAATAAACCGCGTGTCGGGATGGTGTTCACGGATCGTGGGGATAGCGCGTAACAGGTACTTGGCGCCCTTGCGCTTCTCAAACCGCCCAACAAAGAGGATGTTCCGCTTCCCATCCATGAACCAGGGCAAAGGCTGGTTCCAGATGTTGAAGCGCTCGAGATCGACCCCATTTGGGATCAGGCGATAGTCCGCCGGAAAGTAGCGCGAGACAAACTGGTAGGCCGCCGGTGAAACGGCGATGCGCCCGGCCAGCCGGCGAAAGTAAGGGCGCAGGAAAGGATGCAGCGATGCATAGGCCAGATAGGGTGTGGAGGTGATCCTGGCAGCAGCAAAGGCGTGAAATGTCCCGACATTGATCGCACGTGAGAAACGCAGCACGGCTAGCGGCAAACCGGGAATCAACGGCTCGTGGAGGTGAATGATATCAAAGCGCTCGTGCTGTAGCACCGAGCGCACGCGCCGCCCGAGATAGGGGTTGAGCGCCACGCGCGCAATCGAACCATTAAAAGGAACGGGCG is a window of Thermogemmatispora onikobensis DNA encoding:
- a CDS encoding glycosyltransferase family 4 protein, translating into MKIGLVTPYDWSYPGGVREHVRHLAHEFRKMGLEVRILAPVSRDDEQLAEEQVYKMAGASPVPFNGSIARVALNPYLGRRVRSVLQHERFDIIHLHEPLIPGLPLAVLRFSRAINVGTFHAFAAARITSTPYLAYASLHPFLRPYFRRLAGRIAVSPAAYQFVSRYFPADYRLIPNGVDLERFNIWNQPLPWFMDGKRNILFVGRFEKRKGAKYLLRAIPTIREHHPDTRFILVGEGGLKRGFERFVEKQGWQDVVFVGRVSAEELPRYFASAHVFCAPSIGGESLGVVLLEAMASGVPVVASNIEGYATVITHGLNGLLAPPRDSLALSMAICRLLEDEPLRRRLVETGLQTSQQYAWPRIARRVVDYYQELLEERQLLYTLREREPV